The Fulvivirga maritima genome segment CACCGATATCAGAGACAACTGAAGAATGTTTATTACCGAATAAGAAGTTCTTGATATTATTCATCATTGGGAAAATGGAGCACAACATCCGTTCAAGGGAAACACATTCCCCTATTCCTGTTATGGCTTCAATATAACTAATTTAATATTAAAAATGAATTTAAGCGTTTTGCGAGGCTTTTAAAGTTTGATGCGAATAGCCAGGCCATACTACGCAACAGAGCTGAGGTAATCATGCCACGATGTCGAGCATGGCGGTGGCTATGCTTTCGCCTTTAATTTATTCAATTTACTTTTTATAATTTCATATAAATCCAAAAACTCATCATTTGTACCATCAGACCAAGTTTGTCTTAATTCATCGAAAGTCAAGCTACAATAATGTTTTTCAGCTACATTACTACCTCCTATACTTGCACGAACAATACTATCAGGATAAGATTTGCATATATTTTTGGCGTGGTCAAAATCACCGTATGCAATTGTTGCATCTGGAACAAGTCTTTCAATTGCAGCTGGAGGAATATAGTTTTCTAAAAGCCTTTTCTTTGTAATCTTAAAATCTTGACTATCTACCAATCCATAATTTTCTAGGTTAGTTTGATTTGGTGAAATCTCATCTGCACTATCTTTATCACTATCTAAAAATATAAAGAAAGGCTTTTCCAATTTTGTAAATAAATCTAGGTTAACCCAATGCTTAACTCCTCCACAACCCCCAATAGGAATTATATTTACACTAAGCTCGTTAAAAGTGTGCTCAATTAAGCCTTGTTGTTTATATAAATCTGCTTGATAATGCATTGCTTTAACATCATCAATTCCTTCTACTAAAAATAACAATCTAGATGTTGAGAATAATGGACTAAATACATTGTCAGGTTTAATCCCTAAATCCATAGCTAAAGCCTTAAAATCAATATTTGCTTGGTCTACTGTATATAGGTTGTTGGGTTTTGATATGTGAATAACAAATTCTCGTTGCGTATTTCCTACAATGGTTGGAGAATGGGTCGATGTTATAACTTGGTATCCATTTTCAGAAAGAGAAATTAGTTTTTCAACTAAGTTTTCCTGAGCAGAAGGATGAAGAAATGTCTCAGGTTCTTCAAATCCGAAAATTATTGTTTGGCTATCATTAGACCTTTCAGATTCTGCCAAGTATTCAAAATATGACATCATTGTTATTCTTCTAAAACCGTCGCCTCTTGAACTTAATGGAATATTATTTCCTGAAGAATTACTAACAAATGATGTTGAAATTAACTTGCTCCAATCGAAACTAATTTTGGGTTCTACCTTTTCATCTGCATTAACAACCTCATTTATTTTATTCGTAATCTCACCTAGAACTGATTCAAGAGCTGTTCGAACAGTTGTTTCAATCTCATCTGTATCAATATTATCTTTGATTAAATTGAAAGCCATATCCTTAAAGTATTTTTGAATTGAGGTGTCAGTATCAGATAAAGATGTGTCAGCTTTGAAATACTGGAAGGATGGTAAATTACTCTTAATTGAATCGCCAATTAGTCTAAGTTTTGTCTTCC includes the following:
- a CDS encoding ATP-dependent nuclease, with product MILKKVRISNFRGVNGTVDVNFGFFNTIVGQNDAGKSTVLKAIDAVLNDTRLLLSDFNSNSQEDSISIELYFDCENNDYKLGEEIETTIESEELVNEENLLVWKKYWAVSETRLSNPKTFIVRKKYSDKNDFIFNTEKQLIAQCKANEIETSKGNGEEFNNVEKREKLRTYNQQNGIDFTFDYEEIPSSGKTKLRLIGDSIKSNLPSFQYFKADTSLSDTDTSIQKYFKDMAFNLIKDNIDTDEIETTVRTALESVLGEITNKINEVVNADEKVEPKISFDWSKLISTSFVSNSSGNNIPLSSRGDGFRRITMMSYFEYLAESERSNDSQTIIFGFEEPETFLHPSAQENLVEKLISLSENGYQVITSTHSPTIVGNTQREFVIHISKPNNLYTVDQANIDFKALAMDLGIKPDNVFSPLFSTSRLLFLVEGIDDVKAMHYQADLYKQQGLIEHTFNELSVNIIPIGGCGGVKHWVNLDLFTKLEKPFFIFLDSDKDSADEISPNQTNLENYGLVDSQDFKITKKRLLENYIPPAAIERLVPDATIAYGDFDHAKNICKSYPDSIVRASIGGSNVAEKHYCSLTFDELRQTWSDGTNDEFLDLYEIIKSKLNKLKAKA